In one Acetobacter sp. genomic region, the following are encoded:
- the lptC gene encoding LPS export ABC transporter periplasmic protein LptC — MSDDQMPHDPAQNHEPEDSARVERQDFNRSAASVKRQREIIEAAIVTARKAPGQKELARRQATLKWAKWLLPSLALLLLGSIAIWPEIDRLMNANRAALTEVTRLKIESGNLEGAVYRSVDAHGRPYMITAKTAHQINDDRIDLIDPAADTLSQGGDWLYLQAEKGVYMQHEQLLDLKDEVTLYRDDGLMMRGPVADVSMHDGVIASDSWVHAEGPFGVLDARGYWLSQHEGIAQFRGPGRFILNDDRNGPHDKAS; from the coding sequence ATGTCAGACGATCAGATGCCTCATGACCCGGCTCAGAACCATGAGCCCGAGGACAGTGCCCGGGTGGAAAGGCAGGATTTCAACCGTTCCGCCGCGTCGGTGAAGCGTCAGCGCGAAATCATCGAGGCGGCGATCGTCACCGCGCGCAAGGCTCCGGGACAGAAGGAACTGGCACGTCGTCAGGCCACGCTCAAATGGGCGAAGTGGCTTCTCCCTTCACTCGCGTTGCTTCTGCTGGGCTCCATCGCCATCTGGCCTGAAATCGACCGTCTGATGAACGCCAACCGTGCGGCGCTGACGGAAGTCACACGCCTCAAGATAGAAAGCGGTAACCTCGAAGGCGCGGTCTATCGCAGCGTGGATGCGCACGGACGCCCCTACATGATCACGGCGAAAACGGCGCATCAGATCAACGACGACCGGATCGACCTGATCGATCCGGCGGCTGATACGCTGTCACAGGGCGGAGACTGGCTCTACCTTCAGGCGGAAAAAGGCGTCTACATGCAGCATGAGCAGCTTCTCGACCTGAAGGACGAAGTCACCCTTTACAGGGATGACGGTCTGATGATGCGTGGGCCGGTCGCCGATGTCTCCATGCATGATGGCGTGATCGCCTCTGATTCCTGGGTTCATGCAGAGGGTCCGTTTGGAGTCCTTGACGCCAGAGGGTATTGGCTGTCGCAACATGAAGGTATTGCCCAGTTCCGTGGTCCCGGGCGATTCATCCTGAATGACGATCGTAACGGACCGCACGACAAGGCCAGCTGA
- a CDS encoding KpsF/GutQ family sugar-phosphate isomerase: protein MSHPASPGSSAVLDSVTAPPSNRDPLGAARRTLAIEANGLTALARAMETEEGLGAAFRQAVERIAALEGRVVVTGIGKSGHIGRKIQATLSSTGTPAIFVHPVEASHGDLGMVAQGDAVLALSNSGETAELADIVEHSRRFGLLLIAMTARPASTLAYAADLVLLLPSVPEACPMGLAPTTSSLLQLALGDALAVALMERRGFTAGDFGVFHPGGSLGARLRSVKDLMRTGEALPLVSPDTGLRDVIVEMTRKALGCVGIVDAQGKLAGIITDGDLRSALDRDLAATPASDVMNPSPLTVSADMLGVEALRIMNDRPKPITSLFVLDDDQRPTGVLHIHDLLRAGVA, encoded by the coding sequence ATGAGCCATCCTGCCTCTCCCGGATCATCCGCCGTTCTCGACAGCGTGACCGCTCCCCCATCAAACCGTGACCCGCTGGGTGCGGCCCGGCGCACGCTGGCCATCGAAGCCAACGGGCTGACGGCGCTCGCCCGCGCCATGGAGACCGAAGAGGGACTGGGTGCGGCCTTTCGTCAGGCCGTCGAACGGATCGCGGCGCTTGAAGGCCGGGTCGTTGTAACGGGCATCGGCAAGTCCGGTCACATCGGACGCAAGATTCAGGCCACGCTCAGCTCGACCGGCACACCGGCCATCTTCGTGCACCCTGTCGAAGCCTCGCACGGCGATCTCGGCATGGTCGCGCAGGGCGATGCTGTTCTGGCCCTTTCCAACTCCGGCGAGACCGCTGAACTGGCGGATATCGTGGAACACAGCCGTCGTTTCGGCCTGCTTCTGATCGCCATGACCGCACGTCCGGCCTCGACACTGGCGTACGCCGCCGATCTGGTTCTGCTGCTGCCCTCCGTTCCGGAAGCCTGCCCGATGGGTCTGGCCCCGACAACGAGCAGCCTGCTCCAGCTTGCGCTGGGTGACGCTCTGGCCGTCGCGCTGATGGAACGACGCGGCTTTACCGCCGGCGATTTCGGCGTCTTCCATCCGGGCGGCAGTCTCGGCGCCCGCCTGCGCAGCGTGAAGGACCTGATGCGGACAGGTGAAGCTCTGCCGCTCGTGTCGCCGGACACCGGACTGCGGGATGTGATCGTCGAGATGACCCGCAAAGCGCTGGGCTGCGTTGGCATCGTTGACGCACAGGGAAAGCTCGCCGGGATCATCACCGACGGCGATCTCCGCAGCGCTCTGGACCGCGACCTCGCCGCCACACCGGCGTCTGACGTGATGAATCCTTCTCCGCTGACTGTCTCGGCCGACATGCTTGGTGTCGAGGCGCTTCGTATCATGAATGACCGTCCCAAGCCGATCACCTCCCTGTTCGTGCTTGATGACGACCAGCGTCCAACCGGCGTGCTGCACATCCATGATCTCCTGCGCGCCGGAGTCGCGTGA
- a CDS encoding NAD(P)-dependent oxidoreductase — MSAKMLSFVSVPQAQPPKRLADERRKDFGEIYNEFSPEQAATQASRCSQCGVPFCSIHCPLGNNIPDWLMLAADGRLEEAYSVSQATNSFPEICGRICPQDRLCEGNCVIEKDFDSVTIGAVERYITDTAFENGWVKPVMPVVELESSVGIIGAGPAGLAAAERLRASGHQVHVYDRHDRVGGLLIYGIPGFKLEKDIVLRRQKVLEEQGVVFHLGKGIGAGEGEIAFEDLRKKHNAVLVATGVYKSREIGGPGAGLDGIVAALDYLTASNRRSLGDALPEGELDAAGKDVVVIGGGDTAMDCVRTAIRQGAKSVKCLYRRDKANMPGSVREVKNAEEEGVEFVWLAAPESFLGDTTVTGVRAQKMRLGLPDGSGRQSIEAEPDGLFTVQADMVIKALGFDPEPLPDLWKADDLKTSRWGTLQVDRVSFETSVPGVFAAGDIVRGASLVVWAIRDGRDAAAQIDQWIAARSSSLAAE, encoded by the coding sequence ATGTCCGCAAAGATGCTCTCGTTCGTCTCTGTTCCGCAGGCCCAGCCGCCCAAACGTCTCGCTGACGAGCGGCGCAAGGACTTCGGCGAGATTTATAATGAATTCTCGCCGGAGCAGGCCGCCACGCAGGCCAGTCGCTGTTCCCAGTGCGGTGTGCCGTTCTGCTCCATCCATTGCCCGTTGGGAAACAACATTCCGGACTGGCTGATGCTGGCGGCGGACGGGCGTCTGGAAGAGGCGTATAGCGTCTCTCAGGCGACAAACAGCTTCCCCGAAATCTGCGGCCGTATCTGCCCGCAGGACCGGCTGTGCGAAGGCAACTGTGTCATTGAGAAGGATTTCGACAGCGTCACCATCGGCGCGGTGGAGCGCTACATCACGGATACGGCATTCGAGAACGGCTGGGTGAAGCCCGTCATGCCGGTCGTTGAGTTGGAAAGCTCCGTCGGCATCATCGGTGCCGGACCTGCAGGACTGGCGGCGGCGGAACGTCTGCGGGCGAGCGGCCATCAGGTTCATGTGTATGATCGTCATGATCGCGTCGGTGGCCTGCTGATCTACGGCATCCCGGGCTTCAAGCTGGAAAAGGACATTGTTCTCCGTCGTCAGAAGGTTCTGGAAGAGCAGGGCGTCGTCTTCCATCTCGGTAAGGGGATTGGCGCGGGCGAAGGGGAAATCGCCTTCGAGGATTTGCGGAAAAAACACAACGCCGTGCTGGTTGCGACAGGTGTGTACAAATCCCGCGAGATCGGCGGTCCCGGAGCGGGGCTGGACGGTATCGTCGCCGCGCTGGATTATCTGACCGCGTCCAACCGTCGCTCGCTGGGCGATGCGCTGCCGGAAGGGGAACTGGACGCTGCGGGCAAGGATGTCGTGGTCATCGGCGGTGGTGATACGGCCATGGACTGCGTGCGGACGGCCATCCGACAGGGTGCGAAATCGGTGAAATGCCTCTATCGCCGCGACAAGGCCAACATGCCCGGTTCCGTGCGCGAAGTGAAAAACGCCGAGGAGGAAGGTGTCGAATTCGTCTGGCTGGCGGCTCCGGAAAGCTTCCTTGGCGATACGACCGTGACCGGCGTGCGGGCGCAGAAGATGCGTCTCGGCCTGCCGGACGGCTCGGGTCGTCAGTCGATCGAGGCAGAGCCGGACGGCCTGTTCACGGTGCAGGCCGACATGGTCATCAAGGCGCTCGGTTTCGATCCGGAGCCGCTGCCTGACCTGTGGAAGGCCGATGACCTCAAGACCTCACGCTGGGGGACGTTGCAGGTGGATCGCGTCAGCTTCGAAACTTCGGTGCCGGGCGTGTTTGCCGCTGGCGATATCGTGCGTGGCGCGAGCCTCGTTGTCTGGGCCATCCGCGATGGCCGTGACGCGGCGGCTCAGATCGACCAGTGGATTGCCGCCCGTTCTTCTTCTCTGGCTGCGGAGTAA
- a CDS encoding complex I NDUFA9 subunit family protein yields MIGRKTATVFGGAGFLGKYVVRKLAADGYTIRVACRRTDLANDLRQLGDVGQVVPFYAPVQNEDAVAEVVSEAAVVVNLAAILGASTAAALNAVNVEGAARVARLAAAAGVRTLVHMSAIGASSTSPSAYGRSRAAGEEAVIRHFPTATIARASVLFGPEDHFLNMLGGVARYAPLVMPVYAASTKLQPVYVADVAEAIRVVVRAFEETPPTRSNLCELGGPEILTMRAIAERVLTLTGRKKPIFAVPSGLAVLQAAVLERLPGRMLTRDQLKMLAVDNVVDESLPGFRDLGMAPVSLDMIAPSYMKRYAPGGDGIKI; encoded by the coding sequence ATGATCGGTCGCAAGACGGCAACAGTGTTCGGAGGCGCGGGATTTCTCGGAAAATATGTGGTCCGGAAACTGGCGGCTGATGGCTACACAATCCGTGTCGCCTGTCGTCGCACCGATCTGGCGAACGATCTGCGGCAGTTGGGTGATGTGGGGCAGGTTGTCCCGTTTTATGCGCCTGTGCAGAACGAAGACGCCGTGGCGGAAGTCGTGTCCGAAGCCGCGGTCGTGGTCAATCTCGCGGCTATTCTCGGCGCGTCCACGGCTGCGGCGCTCAATGCCGTGAATGTGGAAGGTGCAGCTCGCGTGGCGCGGCTGGCCGCCGCCGCCGGAGTGCGGACGCTGGTGCATATGTCGGCCATCGGCGCTTCATCGACTTCACCGTCGGCCTATGGACGCAGCCGTGCGGCTGGGGAAGAGGCGGTGATACGGCATTTCCCCACGGCCACCATTGCAAGGGCGTCCGTGCTGTTTGGCCCGGAAGATCACTTCCTCAACATGCTTGGGGGTGTCGCGCGTTACGCACCGCTCGTCATGCCGGTTTATGCAGCTTCCACGAAGCTTCAGCCCGTGTACGTGGCCGATGTTGCTGAGGCGATCAGGGTCGTTGTCAGGGCGTTTGAAGAAACTCCGCCCACCCGTTCGAATCTGTGCGAGCTGGGTGGTCCGGAGATTCTGACCATGCGGGCTATTGCCGAACGTGTGCTGACGCTGACGGGGCGGAAGAAGCCGATCTTTGCAGTGCCTTCGGGTCTCGCGGTCCTTCAGGCGGCGGTGCTGGAACGTCTGCCGGGACGTATGCTGACTCGTGATCAGTTGAAGATGCTGGCGGTCGATAATGTGGTTGATGAAAGTCTGCCGGGGTTCCGCGATCTGGGAATGGCTCCAGTCAGTCTGGACATGATCGCTCCCTCTTACATGAAACGTTATGCGCCGGGTGGAGATGGAATTAAGATTTGA
- a CDS encoding ribonuclease D — protein sequence MRDRVSNGGPITLHRNDLPDDLDLGNCVAIDTETMGLNPHRDRLCLVQLSSGDGSAHLVQIVPTGPGEPPADCPNLKRLLSDPTVTKLMHFARFDVAILQHTLEITVAPVVCTKIAARLVRTFTDRHGLAHLCREMLGVEMSKHQQSSDWGAPDLTPEQLAYAASDVLHLHALWEKLEALLVRENRRELAQACFDFLPARTRLDLLGYDEPDIFSHRA from the coding sequence ATGCGCGACAGGGTCAGTAACGGTGGGCCAATAACGCTGCATCGGAATGATCTCCCCGACGATCTCGATCTCGGGAACTGTGTCGCCATTGATACGGAAACCATGGGCCTGAACCCTCATCGTGACCGTCTCTGCCTGGTGCAGCTTTCCTCCGGCGACGGCTCAGCCCATCTGGTGCAGATCGTGCCGACCGGGCCGGGAGAGCCACCGGCAGACTGTCCCAACCTGAAACGCCTCCTCTCCGACCCCACCGTCACCAAGCTGATGCATTTCGCGCGTTTCGACGTTGCGATCCTTCAGCATACGCTAGAAATTACGGTTGCGCCGGTCGTCTGCACCAAGATCGCCGCCCGTCTCGTCCGCACCTTTACCGACCGTCACGGCCTCGCCCATCTTTGCCGGGAAATGCTCGGCGTCGAGATGAGCAAACATCAGCAAAGCTCGGATTGGGGCGCGCCTGATCTGACCCCGGAGCAACTGGCTTATGCCGCCTCCGACGTGCTGCATCTGCATGCCCTGTGGGAAAAGCTGGAAGCCCTGCTGGTCCGGGAAAACCGTCGCGAACTGGCGCAGGCCTGCTTCGACTTCCTGCCTGCCCGCACCCGCCTTGACCTGCTCGGTTACGACGAACCAGACATTTTCTCCCATCGCGCCTGA
- a CDS encoding LptA/OstA family protein produces the protein MVSLRISSLLLTKRSWRSLALTGALALSGTSLAIPGAGQAFAQAIDLSHGGQITVTAVGGFDWDQNAQKVTAYNQAQAVRGDVTVTADKLIAYYRKKAAAPDAQPSGSPGAATPATPATPATPATPATPATPATPATPATPATPATPAEADRPTAVNPGGAEQSATSAKPTDSSSGGPDASGSNEIYRLEAIGNVHIFTQTDQAWGDKAIYDIDQATLVMTGHALKLTTPQDLLTARDTMEYYSQTRISIGRGNATVTTNEGKQIKADVLVGYSAPPSDAPAQPADSTKKTSGDPIANGSGKLEKVNAFGHVWVRTQTETITGDRGVYVPDTGIARIVGNVHITRGQNQLQGSAAVINMHTGVATMTEQPGARVSGLVVPNGDGNSKGGH, from the coding sequence ATGGTATCGCTTCGCATCTCTTCCCTGTTGCTCACCAAGCGCTCGTGGCGCAGCCTTGCCCTGACCGGAGCCCTTGCCCTCTCTGGCACGAGTCTCGCCATCCCCGGCGCTGGTCAGGCCTTTGCCCAGGCCATCGACCTGTCACACGGCGGCCAGATCACCGTGACAGCGGTGGGTGGTTTCGACTGGGACCAGAACGCGCAGAAGGTAACCGCCTATAATCAGGCACAGGCCGTGAGAGGCGACGTCACTGTCACGGCCGACAAGCTTATCGCGTATTACCGCAAGAAAGCCGCGGCACCCGATGCGCAGCCGTCTGGCTCACCGGGCGCTGCAACGCCTGCAACGCCTGCAACGCCTGCAACGCCTGCAACGCCTGCAACGCCTGCAACGCCTGCAACGCCTGCAACGCCTGCAACGCCTGCAACGCCTGCAACGCCTGCAGAAGCTGACCGTCCGACAGCCGTCAATCCCGGTGGAGCAGAGCAGAGTGCCACTTCCGCCAAGCCGACGGACAGTTCATCCGGCGGACCGGATGCCTCGGGATCGAACGAGATCTATCGTCTGGAAGCGATCGGGAACGTGCATATCTTCACCCAGACCGATCAGGCATGGGGTGACAAGGCTATCTACGACATTGATCAGGCCACACTGGTCATGACGGGTCACGCGCTGAAACTGACCACGCCGCAGGATCTTCTCACAGCCCGAGACACGATGGAATATTACTCGCAGACACGCATCTCCATCGGACGTGGAAACGCGACGGTCACCACCAACGAAGGCAAGCAGATCAAGGCTGACGTGCTGGTTGGTTACAGCGCCCCTCCTTCGGACGCACCGGCTCAACCGGCGGATTCCACCAAGAAGACCAGCGGTGACCCCATCGCCAATGGCTCCGGCAAGCTGGAGAAGGTCAACGCTTTCGGCCATGTCTGGGTCCGCACGCAGACCGAAACCATCACAGGTGATCGCGGTGTTTATGTACCGGATACCGGCATCGCCCGGATTGTCGGCAACGTCCACATTACCCGTGGCCAGAACCAGCTTCAGGGGTCTGCCGCCGTCATCAACATGCACACTGGCGTAGCGACCATGACCGAGCAGCCGGGAGCCCGTGTCAGCGGGCTCGTCGTTCCGAATGGTGACGGCAACAGCAAGGGTGGACACTGA
- the gltB gene encoding glutamate synthase large subunit yields MDSFEGFSSASESGEAFVANWERNSAALQHGLYDPTDERDSCGVGLVAALDGRKRRDVVEAGIEALKAIWHRGAVDADGKTGDGAGIHVEIPQDFFADAIGVPQAERDAGVPLAVGQVFLPKTDLAAQERCRQIIETEILMFGYSIYGWRQVPIDTACIGEKANATRPEIEQIIIRGKTDRSEADFERDLYVIRRRIEKSAIADQVDLYICSLSCRSLIYKGMFLAENLTDFYPDLLDERFTSRFAIYHQRYSTNTFPTWKLAQPFRRVAHNGEINTISGNVNWMRSHETRLADPELDPFMNDIKPVVQVGGSDTATLDNVFELLTHAGRDAPAVKALMIPASVGAHSRMKASHRDMFAYCNAVMEPWDGPAALCATDGRWIIAGLDRSGLRPLRYTRTTSNLLIIGSEAGMVKVPEAAVVSRGRLGPGEMLGVDLDNAKLYGNGELLDLLAGRQDFGQWVKKIQKIGSLVRDDVVEPVMYQPEELRRRQLSVGNTLEELEHVLQPMVETAAEAVGSMGDDTPLAVLSERYRGLAHYFRQGFSQVTNPPIDSLREARVMSLLTRLGNLGNILEEAEDQCDLLQLPSPILTSGEFEALRKFCGERGGIIDTTFVAAEGETGLREAIARIRREAEERVREGCSHVFLTDENQSAERAGIPTILAVAAVHTHLVRNSLRTFTSLNVRTSDVLDVHAVAVTLGVGATTVNPYLAQESIADRIRRGLCGDMTLRTAVERYRKAIDKGLLKIMSKMGISIMASYRGGCNFEAVGLSRALVAEFFPGMASRISGIGLGGIAKNILSFHEQAWGTSAAVLPVGGLYKMRRSGETHAFDGTLIHMLQTAVGTDSFSIYQRYADAVRRQPPVALRDLLDFKSDREAIPVESVESITQLRKRLIAPAISLGALSPEAHETLSIAMNRIGAKSDSGEGGEDPARAKPRPNGDNASSAIKQVASGRFGVTAQYLNDCRELEIKVAQGAKPGEGGQLPGFKVTELIAKLRHATPGVTLISPPPHHDIYSIEDLAQLIYDLKQINPDAKVTVKLVARSGIGTIAAGVAKAKADAILISGHSGGTGASPLSSVKYAGLPWELGLAEAHQVLMLNRLRHRVTLRTDGGIKTGRDVVIAAMLGAEEFGIGTASLVAMGCIMVRQCHSNTCPVGVCSQDPAMRAKFEGTPEKVISLFSFIAEDVRNILASLGFRTLNEVIGRTDLLQQVSRGADYLDDLDLNPLLVQADPGPHARYCTLEGRNEVPDTLDAQMIADARPLFDHGEKMQLQYNVQNTMRAIGTRISSMIVRQYGMATLAPGHLTVRLRGSAGQSLGAFAVQGLKLEVHGDANDYVGKGLSGATIVVRPSASSVLATNENAIVGNTVLYGATAGTLYAAGLAGERFAVRNSGATAVVEGCGSNACEYMTGGTVVILGDSGDNFGAGFTGGMAFVYDEDGSFEQKVNPDNVFWVRVEQKKWEEKLRTLVEAHAAETQSPYAAMLLHKWEEVLPRFWQVVPKDYAKIIGFSEPEQMAISA; encoded by the coding sequence ATGGACTCATTTGAAGGTTTCTCCTCCGCCAGCGAGAGCGGCGAGGCTTTTGTCGCGAACTGGGAGCGCAACAGCGCGGCGCTGCAGCACGGCCTGTATGACCCGACGGACGAGCGCGATTCCTGTGGCGTGGGCCTTGTCGCCGCTCTGGATGGCCGCAAGCGTCGTGATGTCGTCGAGGCCGGTATCGAGGCCCTGAAAGCGATCTGGCATCGCGGCGCTGTCGATGCCGATGGCAAGACGGGTGACGGCGCGGGCATCCATGTCGAGATTCCGCAGGATTTCTTTGCCGACGCCATCGGCGTGCCACAGGCGGAGCGGGATGCCGGTGTGCCGCTGGCCGTGGGGCAGGTGTTCCTTCCCAAGACCGACCTCGCCGCGCAGGAGCGTTGCCGTCAGATCATTGAGACCGAAATTCTCATGTTCGGCTACAGCATCTATGGCTGGCGTCAGGTGCCGATCGACACCGCCTGCATCGGTGAAAAGGCCAATGCGACACGGCCGGAGATCGAACAGATCATCATCCGGGGCAAAACGGACCGCTCTGAAGCGGACTTCGAGCGCGACCTGTATGTGATCCGTCGCCGGATCGAAAAATCCGCCATTGCGGATCAGGTCGATCTCTATATCTGCTCGCTGTCGTGCCGCTCGCTGATCTACAAGGGCATGTTCCTTGCGGAAAACCTGACGGATTTCTATCCGGATCTGCTGGATGAGCGCTTCACCAGCCGCTTTGCGATCTACCACCAGCGGTATTCGACCAACACCTTCCCGACATGGAAGCTGGCCCAGCCGTTCCGTCGCGTTGCCCATAATGGTGAGATCAACACGATCTCCGGCAATGTGAACTGGATGCGCAGCCACGAAACGCGGCTGGCCGATCCGGAACTTGATCCGTTCATGAACGACATCAAGCCGGTCGTGCAGGTCGGTGGTTCCGATACGGCGACGCTCGATAACGTCTTTGAGCTGCTGACCCATGCCGGGCGCGATGCGCCTGCGGTCAAGGCGCTGATGATCCCGGCCAGTGTCGGCGCGCATTCCCGCATGAAGGCGTCGCATCGCGACATGTTCGCTTACTGCAATGCCGTCATGGAGCCGTGGGACGGTCCTGCCGCCCTGTGCGCGACGGATGGCCGCTGGATCATCGCCGGTCTGGATCGTTCCGGTCTGCGTCCGCTGCGTTACACCCGGACGACGAGTAATCTTCTGATCATTGGCTCTGAAGCCGGTATGGTGAAGGTGCCTGAAGCGGCTGTCGTCAGCCGTGGGCGCCTTGGTCCGGGCGAGATGCTCGGCGTCGATCTCGACAACGCCAAACTTTACGGCAATGGCGAACTGCTCGACCTTCTGGCGGGACGTCAGGATTTCGGACAGTGGGTCAAAAAGATCCAGAAGATCGGCTCGCTGGTGCGCGACGACGTTGTCGAGCCGGTGATGTACCAGCCGGAAGAGTTGCGTCGCCGTCAGTTGTCGGTCGGCAACACGCTTGAAGAACTGGAGCATGTCCTCCAGCCGATGGTCGAGACAGCGGCTGAGGCTGTCGGCTCCATGGGCGATGACACACCGCTCGCGGTTCTGTCCGAACGCTATCGCGGACTGGCGCATTATTTCCGTCAGGGTTTCAGTCAGGTCACGAATCCGCCGATCGACTCCCTGCGTGAAGCCCGGGTGATGAGCCTGCTGACACGGCTGGGTAATCTCGGGAACATTCTTGAGGAAGCTGAAGACCAGTGCGATCTGCTCCAGCTTCCCAGCCCGATTCTGACCAGTGGTGAGTTCGAGGCGCTTCGCAAATTCTGTGGCGAGCGGGGCGGAATCATCGACACGACTTTCGTGGCGGCGGAAGGCGAGACCGGTCTGCGTGAGGCCATCGCCCGTATTCGCCGGGAGGCGGAGGAGCGCGTCCGTGAAGGCTGCTCGCACGTCTTCCTGACCGACGAGAACCAGTCAGCCGAGCGCGCCGGTATTCCGACCATCCTCGCTGTTGCCGCCGTGCATACGCATCTGGTGCGTAACTCGCTGCGGACATTCACCTCGCTGAACGTCCGGACCTCCGACGTGCTGGACGTGCATGCCGTGGCCGTGACGCTGGGTGTCGGCGCGACGACGGTGAATCCGTATCTCGCGCAGGAAAGCATCGCGGACCGCATCCGTCGTGGCCTGTGCGGCGACATGACGCTGCGTACGGCGGTCGAGCGTTATCGCAAGGCCATCGACAAGGGCCTGCTCAAGATCATGTCCAAAATGGGCATCTCGATCATGGCGTCCTATCGTGGCGGCTGCAATTTTGAGGCGGTCGGTCTGTCCCGTGCGCTGGTCGCCGAGTTCTTCCCCGGTATGGCCTCGCGTATCTCGGGCATCGGTCTCGGTGGTATCGCCAAGAACATCCTGAGCTTCCATGAGCAGGCCTGGGGCACGTCGGCTGCGGTTCTGCCTGTGGGCGGTCTCTACAAGATGCGCCGGAGTGGCGAGACGCACGCCTTCGACGGCACGCTGATCCACATGCTCCAGACAGCGGTTGGAACGGACAGTTTCTCCATCTACCAGCGTTATGCCGATGCCGTGCGTCGTCAGCCGCCGGTGGCGCTGCGCGATCTGCTCGATTTCAAGAGCGACCGTGAAGCCATTCCGGTGGAATCGGTCGAGAGCATTACGCAGCTTCGCAAGCGTCTGATCGCGCCGGCCATTTCGCTCGGGGCGCTCAGTCCGGAAGCGCATGAGACTCTCTCCATCGCCATGAACCGCATCGGCGCGAAGTCCGATTCCGGTGAAGGTGGTGAGGATCCGGCCCGCGCCAAGCCGCGTCCGAATGGCGACAATGCTTCCTCGGCCATCAAGCAGGTCGCGTCCGGTCGCTTCGGCGTCACGGCGCAGTATCTGAATGACTGTCGCGAGCTTGAGATCAAGGTTGCGCAGGGTGCGAAGCCGGGTGAGGGCGGGCAGCTTCCGGGGTTCAAGGTCACGGAACTGATCGCCAAGCTGCGTCATGCGACACCGGGGGTGACGCTGATCTCACCGCCGCCACATCACGATATCTACTCGATCGAGGATCTGGCCCAGCTCATCTACGATCTGAAGCAGATCAATCCGGATGCGAAAGTGACAGTGAAGCTGGTGGCCCGTTCGGGCATCGGCACGATTGCGGCAGGTGTGGCGAAGGCGAAGGCCGACGCGATCCTGATCTCCGGTCACTCCGGCGGCACGGGCGCCAGCCCGCTGTCTTCCGTGAAATATGCTGGTCTGCCTTGGGAGCTTGGTCTGGCGGAGGCGCATCAGGTGCTGATGCTCAACCGTCTGCGTCATCGCGTCACGCTGCGGACCGATGGCGGTATCAAGACCGGTCGTGACGTGGTGATCGCCGCCATGCTTGGTGCGGAAGAGTTCGGTATCGGCACGGCTAGCCTTGTGGCCATGGGTTGCATCATGGTGCGTCAGTGCCACTCGAACACCTGTCCGGTGGGCGTCTGCTCGCAGGACCCGGCCATGCGAGCCAAGTTCGAAGGCACCCCCGAGAAGGTCATCAGCCTGTTCTCGTTTATTGCTGAAGATGTGAGAAATATTCTTGCCTCTCTCGGCTTCAGGACGCTGAACGAGGTGATTGGCCGTACGGATCTGCTTCAGCAGGTCTCTCGTGGCGCGGATTATCTCGATGATCTCGATCTGAACCCGCTTCTGGTGCAGGCCGACCCTGGCCCGCATGCGCGCTACTGCACGCTTGAAGGTCGCAACGAGGTGCCTGACACGCTCGACGCCCAGATGATCGCGGATGCCCGTCCGCTGTTCGACCACGGCGAGAAGATGCAGCTCCAGTATAACGTGCAGAACACGATGCGTGCCATCGGCACACGCATCTCCTCCATGATCGTGCGGCAGTATGGCATGGCCACGTTGGCGCCCGGTCATCTGACGGTGCGTCTGCGTGGCTCCGCCGGTCAGTCGCTCGGCGCGTTCGCCGTGCAGGGCCTGAAGCTGGAAGTGCATGGCGACGCCAACGATTACGTCGGCAAGGGTCTGTCCGGTGCAACCATCGTCGTGCGTCCTTCGGCCTCCAGCGTGCTGGCGACGAATGAAAACGCGATTGTCGGCAACACCGTCCTGTATGGCGCAACGGCTGGCACGCTCTACGCTGCGGGTCTGGCGGGTGAGCGTTTCGCGGTGCGTAACTCCGGTGCGACGGCTGTGGTGGAAGGCTGTGGTTCCAATGCCTGTGAGTATATGACGGGTGGAACGGTTGTGATCCTTGGTGACTCCGGCGACAACTTTGGCGCAGGCTTCACCGGCGGCATGGCCTTTGTCTATGACGAGGACGGATCGTTCGAGCAGAAGGTGAATCCGGACAATGTGTTCTGGGTGCGCGTCGAGCAGAAGAAGTGGGAAGAGAAGCTTCGGACTCTTGTCGAGGCGCATGCTGCTGAAACACAGTCTCCCTATGCCGCGATGCTGCTGCATAAATGGGAGGAAGTCCTGCCGCGCTTCTGGCAGGTTGTTCCGAAAGATTATGCAAAAATCATCGGGTTTTCTGAGCCGGAACAGATGGCGATTTCCGCCTGA